AAAAACGGTGCTGTTTTCTCATCGCGATGCCGCAACTCCAGGACCCGAATTTTTTCCAGACCACGACCCTCTTGTCCGCATTCACCAAAGACGGTGCGATGGGGGTCATACTCAATCGCCCTCTAAACGTTTCGGTCAAAGAAATTCTCGGAGACTCCAGCCCTTTGAAAGTGGAATCCACGTTAAAGGTCTATTGGGGCGGGCCCGTGGAAAACCAGCGAGGCTGGATTGTTCATGAAGATACGGCCATGGCGGCGCAAAGTATGGAACTTGAAGCCGGGCTTTATCTGAGCAGTTCAAC
The genomic region above belongs to Bdellovibrionota bacterium and contains:
- a CDS encoding YqgE/AlgH family protein; its protein translation is MTSAEEKRCCFLIAMPQLQDPNFFQTTTLLSAFTKDGAMGVILNRPLNVSVKEILGDSSPLKVESTLKVYWGGPVENQRGWIVHEDTAMAAQSMELEAGLYLSSSTEVWKKMIESGKNPGGPRYRFFLGYSGWGPGQLEREIAGSSWVTAPLSRDLIFDGTPHTLWVR